A window of Chitinispirillum alkaliphilum contains these coding sequences:
- a CDS encoding primosome assembly protein PriA, protein MTYQECQSDFQKPTAFTVVGVAFPAAIPGVYDYHIPSNLRCEVVQGAPVLVEVKRRKTWGVAVELKKKSRYPHLKEVLEVKSGQWTDSNQTLMALYEWMASYYQCDLGRVFRPMISKSLFKVKEKTVNVYSVTDKSMEGLIRRHVEFLEKMRECGCALSLKEIEHRFSLSYSTVKLLVTKGNIKAEKIPVIRQADELGLALQDKDITLTQSQAEAVSRIEESFTGPEKPFLIHGITGSGKTHIYVELTRKMLKCGRGVIILVPEISLTPQTIQCFKTAIGDTITVIHSNMSDGERRDSIQEIVTGTKRVVIGVRSAVLIPMENVGLIIVDEEHDGSYKQSDMEPRYNARDVAVMRGHIQKSVVALGSATPSMESYQNALCGKYELITLTQRFGSSRLPEVKIIDMGEERKANNWTPFSQYLQEKILEVVSLKQQVILLLNRRGFSAVLMCKSCSFTYTCPNCSVNLKYHRVDTLLKCHLCGYHQQAPDVCPKCAGENVKYVGTGIQKVEELLHEHFPGTRIIRMDQDTTRRKGAHVSILETFARGEADILLGTQMVSKGLNFPKVTLVGVLQADTGLHFPDFRASERTFQLLTQVAGRAGRSTTPGEVVVQTYFPEEVAITTAQKHDYITFFNGEIETRKVLKYPPHGKLARVVFEGASEQYVRNTSFQIAGEINRKNIDGIVILGPSPAVLSKIDNVYRYSMLLKSDSVVKLSNVLKLIRSYGSRLQSNSRCIIDVDPTNML, encoded by the coding sequence ATGACTTATCAAGAATGTCAATCCGATTTTCAGAAACCAACAGCTTTCACTGTAGTTGGGGTTGCTTTTCCCGCTGCTATTCCGGGTGTTTATGACTATCATATACCCTCAAACCTGCGTTGTGAGGTTGTTCAGGGGGCTCCTGTTCTGGTTGAGGTTAAAAGAAGGAAAACCTGGGGTGTGGCTGTAGAGCTGAAAAAAAAATCCCGTTACCCTCACTTAAAGGAAGTCCTTGAGGTAAAAAGCGGACAGTGGACAGATTCAAACCAGACTCTGATGGCTCTTTACGAGTGGATGGCATCCTACTATCAATGTGATCTGGGAAGGGTGTTTCGTCCGATGATCTCCAAATCACTTTTTAAGGTGAAGGAGAAAACTGTAAATGTATACAGTGTAACAGATAAATCCATGGAGGGGTTGATAAGGCGCCATGTTGAGTTTTTGGAAAAAATGCGGGAGTGTGGGTGTGCTCTGAGTTTAAAGGAAATCGAACACAGGTTTTCTCTCTCTTACTCCACCGTTAAACTACTTGTCACAAAGGGTAATATCAAAGCAGAAAAAATTCCGGTTATCCGCCAGGCTGATGAACTGGGATTGGCTTTGCAGGATAAGGACATTACCCTTACTCAAAGTCAGGCTGAAGCTGTCAGCAGAATCGAAGAAAGTTTCACCGGGCCGGAAAAACCTTTCCTTATCCACGGAATAACAGGCAGCGGTAAAACCCATATTTATGTCGAGCTTACCAGGAAAATGCTTAAGTGCGGCAGGGGTGTGATAATTCTGGTACCTGAAATATCCCTGACCCCTCAAACCATACAGTGTTTCAAGACTGCTATAGGAGATACTATTACTGTTATTCACAGTAATATGTCCGATGGGGAAAGGCGTGACAGTATTCAGGAAATAGTGACCGGAACAAAGCGTGTCGTTATAGGTGTCAGGAGCGCTGTTTTGATTCCTATGGAAAATGTGGGGCTTATAATAGTCGATGAGGAGCACGATGGGAGTTATAAACAGAGTGACATGGAGCCCAGGTATAATGCACGGGATGTAGCGGTCATGAGAGGGCACATCCAAAAATCTGTTGTAGCACTTGGAAGTGCCACTCCAAGCATGGAGAGCTATCAAAATGCTCTGTGCGGCAAATATGAACTGATCACACTTACTCAACGATTCGGTTCATCACGGTTACCGGAGGTGAAGATAATTGATATGGGGGAGGAGAGGAAAGCCAATAACTGGACTCCGTTCTCACAATACCTGCAGGAAAAAATTCTTGAAGTCGTATCACTTAAGCAGCAGGTTATTCTTCTTCTCAATCGCAGAGGGTTTTCCGCGGTTCTAATGTGTAAGTCCTGCAGTTTTACATATACATGCCCCAACTGTTCGGTTAACCTTAAATATCACCGTGTCGACACTCTGCTCAAATGTCACTTGTGCGGGTATCACCAACAGGCTCCGGATGTTTGTCCAAAGTGCGCTGGTGAAAATGTTAAGTATGTGGGAACAGGGATTCAAAAAGTTGAGGAACTTTTGCATGAGCATTTTCCCGGTACCAGAATTATCCGCATGGATCAGGATACCACACGGCGAAAGGGTGCGCATGTTTCAATCCTTGAAACTTTCGCCAGAGGGGAAGCCGATATTCTGCTTGGAACCCAGATGGTTTCTAAGGGGTTGAATTTTCCAAAGGTGACACTTGTGGGTGTGCTTCAGGCGGATACTGGGCTCCATTTTCCTGATTTCAGAGCTTCAGAACGTACTTTTCAGCTTCTTACTCAGGTCGCTGGCAGGGCTGGCAGAAGCACTACCCCCGGTGAAGTTGTGGTACAGACCTATTTCCCCGAAGAGGTAGCAATCACTACCGCTCAGAAACATGATTATATAACCTTTTTCAACGGGGAAATAGAGACAAGAAAAGTTCTGAAGTATCCGCCACACGGAAAACTGGCAAGGGTTGTGTTCGAAGGTGCTTCTGAACAGTATGTGAGAAATACTTCATTTCAGATTGCCGGTGAAATAAACAGAAAAAACATTGACGGAATCGTAATTTTAGGACCCTCTCCTGCTGTTCTTTCCAAAATAGACAACGTTTACAGATATTCAATGCTTTTGAAATCAGATTCCGTTGTGAAGCTTTCGAATGTACTGAAACTAATCAGAAGCTATGGCAGCAGATTACAAAGTAACAGCAGATGTATCATAGATGTTGATCCGACAAACATGCTTTAG
- a CDS encoding geranylgeranyl reductase: MNNSHKPSVYDIIIIGAGPAGLKAGLTVTENSGLKVLVTDKIVPWDKPIPCAEGVGRLGLERSLEVRPAWIRQVISKACFHAPNNTTVTYQDKNKGYIIDRARMQKDLYETISSRGGEFIFGKKVIGVESSLNGHRLIHFDDTTSLKARVVIDASGPVGLLGRKEQICWKPYDLESACFVVAENVDIPQDTVHIQAGSSIAPGGYAWIFPRGENRANIGVVVGGKFRNGVNIRDLLDQHLKTNFPDAKVITTFAGSISCGYQRKTIALPGFIKAGDAASAVNPISRAGISEALLSGDLAGTSAIEMLKTSQENKQRQICRKYEKMWYKELGRRHLKLAKVKASLYSVPDEDYNKAAATLQSLSLEEITMSKIFKVSLGRFPRLVWALRHLM, translated from the coding sequence ATGAATAATTCTCACAAGCCTTCAGTTTATGACATAATCATTATAGGTGCAGGACCGGCAGGACTGAAAGCCGGCTTAACCGTAACAGAAAATTCCGGATTAAAGGTTTTGGTAACCGATAAGATTGTGCCATGGGACAAACCGATTCCATGTGCCGAAGGAGTTGGGAGGCTGGGCCTTGAAAGATCCCTCGAAGTGCGCCCGGCCTGGATAAGACAGGTCATAAGCAAAGCTTGTTTCCATGCTCCCAATAACACCACTGTTACCTATCAGGATAAAAATAAGGGATACATAATCGACCGTGCACGGATGCAAAAAGACCTTTATGAGACGATCAGTTCAAGGGGCGGGGAGTTTATCTTTGGCAAAAAAGTCATCGGTGTGGAATCATCTCTAAACGGGCACCGTCTTATACACTTTGATGACACAACGAGTTTAAAAGCCCGGGTAGTTATTGATGCATCCGGCCCTGTGGGATTGCTGGGAAGAAAAGAGCAGATTTGCTGGAAACCATATGATCTTGAGTCTGCATGCTTTGTAGTTGCAGAAAATGTAGATATACCACAGGATACAGTACATATTCAGGCCGGCAGCTCAATTGCCCCCGGAGGTTATGCCTGGATTTTTCCAAGGGGTGAAAACAGAGCTAATATTGGGGTTGTGGTTGGAGGGAAATTCAGAAATGGTGTGAATATCAGAGATCTGCTGGACCAACATCTAAAGACCAATTTTCCTGATGCCAAAGTGATTACAACCTTTGCAGGGTCAATCTCCTGTGGATACCAAAGGAAAACAATCGCTCTGCCCGGTTTTATTAAAGCGGGAGATGCTGCAAGTGCAGTCAATCCGATCTCAAGGGCGGGTATTTCCGAGGCACTTCTTTCCGGTGACCTGGCTGGTACCAGCGCGATAGAGATGCTTAAAACCTCTCAAGAAAATAAGCAGAGGCAAATCTGTAGAAAATATGAGAAAATGTGGTACAAAGAACTTGGCCGCAGACACCTTAAACTTGCCAAAGTAAAAGCTTCCCTCTACTCTGTTCCCGATGAGGATTACAACAAAGCAGCTGCCACACTGCAATCTCTCTCATTGGAGGAAATTACCATGTCAAAAATCTTCAAGGTAAGCCTTGGAAGATTCCCCAGACTGGTGTGGGCACTTCGACATTTGATGTAA
- a CDS encoding protease, M48 family yields the protein MNAMKTTVLLATLTGMLILFGHMMGGHQGATMALLFAGVMNFVSFWYSDKIVLKMYRAQEIGPRDVPQLYNIVKNLAEKNNMPMPRVYVINSESPNAFATGRSPRHASVAATVGIMRLLNNDELEGVMAHELAHVKNRDTLISTVAATIAGAITWIAMMIRWGAMFGGGMRGGNNRNNALGSLALAILAPIAAMFIQMAISRSREFSADATGAKICGKPLALANALTKLQQASQVRPMRGGSPSTAHMFIVNPFKGGIGSLFSTHPPMEERVQKLQQLSRMMP from the coding sequence ATGAATGCCATGAAAACGACCGTACTTCTTGCAACTCTAACCGGTATGCTGATATTGTTCGGTCATATGATGGGAGGCCATCAGGGTGCAACAATGGCACTGCTTTTTGCAGGTGTAATGAATTTTGTCAGCTTTTGGTATTCCGATAAAATCGTTCTCAAAATGTACAGAGCTCAGGAAATCGGCCCTCGGGATGTCCCGCAGCTGTATAATATCGTAAAAAACCTTGCAGAAAAAAACAACATGCCTATGCCCAGGGTTTATGTAATAAACTCCGAATCACCCAATGCTTTTGCAACCGGCAGAAGTCCCAGACACGCTTCGGTTGCTGCAACCGTAGGCATAATGAGACTATTGAACAACGACGAGCTTGAGGGAGTAATGGCCCACGAGCTTGCGCATGTTAAAAATCGGGACACTCTTATAAGTACAGTTGCTGCTACTATTGCCGGAGCCATCACCTGGATAGCAATGATGATTCGCTGGGGTGCGATGTTTGGAGGTGGAATGCGCGGTGGCAATAATCGTAACAATGCTCTGGGAAGCCTTGCTCTTGCCATTTTGGCCCCCATTGCTGCGATGTTTATTCAAATGGCGATTTCACGTTCAAGAGAGTTTTCAGCTGATGCTACGGGGGCAAAGATCTGTGGGAAGCCTCTGGCTCTCGCAAACGCCCTGACCAAATTACAACAAGCCTCTCAGGTAAGACCTATGAGAGGCGGCAGCCCGTCTACAGCACATATGTTTATCGTGAACCCCTTCAAGGGGGGGATCGGTTCCCTGTTCAGTACACACCCTCCAATGGAAGAGCGTGTGCAGAAACTTCAACAGCTATCACGGATGATGCCTTAA
- a CDS encoding Glycosyl transferase: MSTALIHEWLVTLAGAESVLQSIHSLYPGKIYTLFHNSRELKGSIFDGVPIQTSFLQKLPFSRKHRLFLPLFPMAIEQFDLRDHNLIISSSYAVAKGVLNSSDQLHICYCHSPMRYIWDLTFEYLEAEGLTRGMKSFIIRSMMHYIRIWDQVSSNRVNEFVTNSNYIANRIKKCYNRRAKVIYPPVDIERFSVSPSKDNYFITVSRLVPYKRVDLIIEAFKKLKLPLLIVGDGPSRSQLEKISDSNIEFTGYVTPTRLENLLSRARAFVFCAEEDFGVANVEAQACGVPVIAFGRGGALETVIDKKTGLFFYKRSVDSLMEKIKEFIRTEDNFDPLKIRENAERFPRSRFESEFKKFVDEAWERFPYK, encoded by the coding sequence ATGTCGACAGCCCTGATACATGAATGGCTTGTTACATTAGCAGGTGCAGAGAGCGTTCTTCAATCGATTCACTCCCTTTATCCCGGGAAGATTTATACTCTTTTCCACAACTCCAGGGAGTTGAAAGGATCGATTTTTGACGGGGTTCCGATTCAAACCTCTTTTTTACAGAAACTACCTTTCAGCCGTAAGCACCGCCTTTTTCTGCCTCTGTTCCCCATGGCTATTGAGCAGTTTGACCTAAGGGATCATAACCTCATTATATCCTCATCCTATGCGGTAGCCAAAGGGGTTCTCAATTCTTCCGACCAGCTGCATATCTGTTATTGTCACTCCCCTATGAGATATATCTGGGATCTTACGTTCGAATATCTCGAAGCAGAGGGGCTGACCCGGGGGATGAAAAGTTTCATTATCAGAAGCATGATGCATTACATCCGGATCTGGGACCAGGTCTCATCCAACCGTGTCAACGAGTTCGTTACCAATTCTAATTATATCGCAAACAGAATAAAAAAGTGCTACAACAGAAGAGCAAAAGTTATCTACCCGCCGGTTGATATTGAAAGATTCTCTGTAAGCCCAAGTAAGGATAACTATTTCATTACGGTATCACGTTTGGTCCCCTATAAAAGAGTTGACCTTATTATTGAAGCATTCAAAAAACTCAAACTTCCCCTGTTGATTGTAGGAGACGGACCATCCCGCTCGCAGCTGGAGAAAATATCTGATTCAAATATTGAATTTACCGGATATGTAACACCGACAAGGCTTGAAAACCTGCTCAGCAGAGCAAGAGCATTTGTGTTTTGTGCTGAAGAGGATTTTGGGGTGGCGAATGTGGAAGCTCAGGCATGTGGTGTTCCGGTAATTGCCTTTGGCAGAGGTGGTGCGCTGGAAACGGTTATCGACAAAAAAACCGGGTTGTTTTTCTACAAGCGCTCAGTTGATTCACTTATGGAAAAAATCAAGGAATTTATCCGTACGGAAGACAATTTCGATCCTCTGAAGATCAGAGAAAATGCAGAACGGTTTCCCAGATCAAGATTCGAGAGCGAATTCAAAAAATTTGTCGATGAGGCCTGGGAGCGGTTCCCTTACAAGTAG
- a CDS encoding Glycogen synthase — protein sequence MRSGFYEYFSQLEIDTLSRSERTFQDKRRQVIFLSFENKYAKLGGLAAVMGLLPSQLLNSGEKTILVTPFYKNNSRVKTALDEGAFETLFENEKLDICNFKGVLSCYRDTTSVLPCYYIDVENYFTAVDDPYSYRDNEKLVLDALVFSAAVPVVLNRVGIKDSLIFHAHDWETAPIAITSKMAVLSGVLDNARTVLTLHNSFDGAISAVHKKRFFGKEFPGHTILQCVMPLLNGPLTTVSAPFAYELKYDPLQRTVFTNHLQDYFSMNTPIGIENGMFGNPAHPFTSKAESNAVKGDFSLLLKEKNKFRNELEEIVQGEKNPEIIGKLDLSCADEDVPVFFMSGRLDLMQKGFDVIFQAISRLPKGKIKLFFCPSCSDNGSRKELALFEKIQKKLEGDITIWPFRVPTENYRAILKGASFLVMPSFYEPFGAATEGFLHGTPVLARATGGLWVQVNPYNGIHVPRFYKSLFDFSGSIDNATGILYREKCDEKTAGQGWVECLKLAPGDRIKNKFYRSMINAAEKSLITALDLYSDKESYGKMIYNGLKSLELFSWDQAIEKYRTIYDTASSRGVF from the coding sequence TTGAGAAGTGGTTTTTATGAATACTTTTCACAGCTGGAAATTGACACACTGAGCCGGTCTGAGCGAACTTTCCAGGACAAGCGAAGACAGGTGATATTTCTCTCCTTTGAGAACAAGTATGCAAAGTTAGGCGGACTTGCCGCAGTTATGGGACTGCTGCCTTCACAGCTGCTAAACTCTGGGGAAAAAACCATCTTAGTTACCCCCTTCTATAAAAATAATTCCAGAGTTAAAACGGCCCTGGATGAAGGGGCATTTGAAACCTTGTTTGAAAACGAGAAACTAGACATTTGTAACTTTAAGGGAGTCCTATCCTGCTACAGAGACACCACTTCTGTCCTGCCTTGCTACTATATCGATGTTGAGAACTATTTTACTGCAGTTGATGATCCCTATTCATATAGAGACAATGAAAAACTGGTCCTTGACGCATTGGTGTTTTCTGCTGCTGTACCTGTGGTTCTTAACAGAGTGGGTATAAAGGATAGTCTGATATTTCATGCACATGATTGGGAAACCGCTCCGATTGCCATAACGTCCAAAATGGCTGTGTTAAGTGGGGTTTTAGATAATGCAAGAACCGTTTTAACACTGCATAACTCCTTTGACGGAGCGATATCGGCGGTACACAAAAAAAGATTTTTCGGAAAAGAATTTCCCGGACACACCATTCTCCAATGCGTAATGCCGCTTCTTAACGGCCCGTTAACGACTGTTAGTGCTCCCTTTGCCTACGAGCTTAAATACGATCCTCTTCAGCGCACGGTTTTCACCAATCATCTGCAGGATTACTTCAGTATGAATACACCGATTGGTATCGAGAATGGAATGTTTGGAAACCCCGCTCATCCTTTTACTAGTAAAGCTGAGTCCAATGCAGTAAAAGGGGATTTTTCTCTCCTTTTGAAAGAAAAGAATAAATTCAGAAATGAGCTGGAAGAGATTGTACAAGGGGAAAAAAATCCAGAAATAATCGGAAAGCTTGATCTCTCTTGTGCAGATGAGGATGTTCCGGTGTTTTTTATGTCAGGAAGGCTGGATCTGATGCAGAAAGGGTTTGATGTGATTTTTCAGGCAATCAGCCGTCTGCCAAAAGGAAAAATAAAACTCTTCTTCTGTCCGAGCTGCTCTGATAACGGGTCAAGAAAAGAACTGGCGCTTTTTGAGAAGATACAGAAAAAACTTGAGGGTGATATCACAATCTGGCCATTCAGGGTTCCCACCGAGAACTACAGAGCTATCCTCAAGGGGGCCAGTTTTCTCGTAATGCCCTCATTTTATGAACCGTTTGGAGCTGCGACCGAGGGATTTCTACACGGCACACCGGTTTTGGCAAGAGCTACCGGAGGGCTTTGGGTTCAGGTAAATCCATATAATGGCATACATGTTCCCCGGTTTTATAAATCTTTGTTTGATTTCAGTGGATCTATCGACAATGCTACCGGAATATTGTATCGTGAAAAATGTGATGAAAAAACAGCTGGACAGGGGTGGGTCGAATGCTTAAAACTTGCTCCGGGGGATAGAATCAAGAACAAATTCTACAGGTCGATGATAAACGCTGCGGAGAAATCTCTTATCACCGCATTAGATCTGTATTCTGACAAAGAAAGTTATGGTAAGATGATTTATAACGGTCTGAAGAGCCTTGAACTCTTCTCCTGGGATCAGGCTATAGAGAAGTACAGGACTATTTATGATACAGCTTCTTCCCGGGGAGTTTTCTAG